A DNA window from Centropristis striata isolate RG_2023a ecotype Rhode Island chromosome 10, C.striata_1.0, whole genome shotgun sequence contains the following coding sequences:
- the LOC131978557 gene encoding tripartite motif-containing protein 16-like, with the protein MAQKGVQLDWETFSCSICLDLLKDPVTTTCGHSYCMKCIKTHWDEEDRKGIYSCPECRQTFTPRPVLLKNTMLAVLVDQIKKTGLQAAPADHCYAGAGDVACDVCTGRKLKAFKSCLACLVSYCEQHLQPHYDVAPLSKHKLVEPSEKLQENICSQHDEVMKMFCRTDQKSICYLCSVDQHKGHDTVSAAAERTEKQKELEVSRQNIQQRIQDREKDVKLLQQEVQNINRSADKAVEDSEKMFTELIRLMQKRSSEVKRQVRSQQETEVSRVKEVEEKLQQEIRELKRKDAELKKLSNTEDHNQFLHSYPSLSALSESTSSIQIRPRRSFEDVTAAVSRVRDKLQDVLRDKWTDVSLTEVDVLLSDSPAEPTTRAEFLKYSCEITLDPNTANTQLLLSEGNRKATCISNHQSYPSHPDRFTEYSQVLSRESLTGRCYWEVEWRGGGVWVAASYKNISRRKLVDSAFGYNDKSWSLECYNNKNTFRYNIIETPVSGHQSSRVGVYLDHRAGILSFYSVSETMTLLHRVQTTFTQPLYAGLVVGYRYGDTAEFCKLK; encoded by the coding sequence atggcgcAGAAAGGAGTTCAGCTGGACTGGGAAACTTTCTCTTGttccatctgtctggatctactgaaggatccgGTGACGACTACATGTGGACACAGCTACTGTATGAAGTGTATTAAAACACACTGGGATGAAGAGGATAGAAAGGGAATCTACAGCTGCCCTGAGTGCAGACAGACGTTCACTCCGAGGCCTGTCCtgctgaaaaacaccatgttagcagTTTTAGTGGATCAGATAAAGAAGACTGGCCTCCAAGCTGCTCCTGCTGACCACTGCTATGCTGGAGCTGGagatgtggcctgtgatgtctgcactgggagaaaactgaaagcctTCAAGTCCTGTCTCGCCTGTCTGGTCTCTTACTGTGAGCAACATCTCCAGCCTCATTATGATGTTGCTCCGTTATCCaaacacaagctggtggagccgtccgagaagctgcaggagaacatctgctctcagcacgatgaggtgatgaagatgttctGCCGCACTGATCAGAAGtctatctgttatctctgctctgtggaccaacataaaggccacgacacggtctcagctgcagcagaacggacggagaagcagaaagagctggaggtgagtcgacaaaacatccagcagagaatccaggacagagagaaagatgtgaagctgcttcaacaggaggtgcagaacatcaatcgctctgctgataaagcagtggaggacagtgagaagatgttcactgagctgatccgtctcatgcagaaaagaagctctgaggtgaagcggcaggtcagatcccagcaggaaactgaagtgagtcgagtcaaagaggtggaggagaagctgcagcaggagatcagagagctgaagaggaaagacgctgaactgaagaagctctcaaacacagaggaccacaaccagtttctccacagctacccctcactgtcagcactcagTGAGTCCACATCCAGCATCCAGATCCGTCCTCGCCGTAGCTTTGAGGACGTGACAGCGGCCGTGTCACgagtcagagacaaactgcaggacgtcctgagagacaaatggacagacgtctcactgactgaagtggatgttttactgtcagattcaccagcagagcccacgaccagagctgagttcttaaaatattcatgtgagatcacactggatccaaacacagcaaacacacagctgttattatctgaggggaacagaaaagcaacatGCATAAGTAATCATCAGTCCTATCCAAGTCACCCAGACAGATTCACTGAATATAGTCAGGTCCTgagtagagagagtctgactggacgatgttactgggaggtggagtggagaGGGGGTGGAGTTTGGGTAGCAGCTTCATACAAGAACATCAGCAGAAGGAAGTTGGTTGACTCTGCATTTGGATACAATGACAAATCTTGGTCTTTAGAatgttacaacaacaaaaatacatttcgcTACAACATTATCGAAACTCCCGTCTCAGGTCATCAGTCCTCCAGAGTGggagtgtacctggatcacagagcaggtattctgtccttctacagcgtctctgaaaccatgaccctcctccacagagtccagaccacgttCACTCAGCCGCTCTATGCTGGACTTGTGGTTGGTTACAGATATGGAGACActgctgagttctgtaaactgaaataa
- the LOC131978558 gene encoding tripartite motif-containing protein 16-like, with protein MAEKGVQLDRETFSCSICLDLLKDPVTTTCGHSYCMKCIKTHWDEEDRKGIYSCPECRQTFTPRPVLLKNTMLAVVVDQVKKTGLPAAPADLCYAGPGDVACDVCTGRKLKAFKSCLTCLISYCEQHLQRHYDVAQLSKHKLVEPSKKLQENICSQHDEVMKMFCRTDQKSICYLCSVDQHKGHDTVSAAAERTEKQKELEVSRLNIQQRIQDREKDVKLLQQEVQNINRSADKTVEDNEKMFTELIRLMQKRSSEVKRQVRSQQETEVSRVKEVEEKLQQEIRELKRKDAELKKLSNTEDHNQFLHSYPSLSALSPSTSSIQIRRRRRFDHVTAAVSRVRDKLQDVLRDKWTDVSLTEVDVLLSDSPAEPTTRAEFLKYSCEITMDPNTAYTELLLSEGNRKATFMSKHQSYPSHPERFTLYEQVLSRESLTGRCYWEVEWRGDGVHVVASYKNISRGSVDSAFGYNDKSWTLECYNNKNTFRYNNIETPVSGPRSSRVGVFLDHRAGILSFYSVSETMTLLHRVQTTFTQPLYAGLLVGYGDGNTAEFCKLK; from the coding sequence atggcgGAGAAAGGAGTTCAGCTGGACCGGGAAACTTTCTCTTGttccatctgtctggatctactgaaggatccgGTGACGACTACATGTGGACACAGCTACTGTATGAAGTGTATTAAAACACACTGGGATGAAGAGGATAGAAAGGGAATCTACAGCTGCCCTGAGTGCAGACAGACGTTCACTCCGAGGCCTGTCCtgctgaaaaacaccatgttagcagTTGTAGTGGATCAGGTGAAGAAGACCGGACTcccagctgctcctgctgatctCTGCTATGCTGGACCTGGagatgtggcctgtgatgtctgcactgggagaaaactgaaagccttcaagtcctgtctcacctgtctgatcTCTTACTGTGAGCAACATCTCCAGCGTCATTATGATGTAGCTCAGTTATCCaaacacaagctggtggagccctccaagaagctgcaggagaacatctgctctcagcacgatgaggtgatgaagatgttctGCCGGACCGATCAGAAGtctatctgttatctctgctctgtggaccaacataaaggccacgacacggtctcagctgcagcagaacggacggagaagcagaaagagctggaggtgagtcgactaaacatccagcagagaatccaggacagagagaaagatgtgaagctgcttcaacaggaggtgcagaacatcaatCGCTCTGCTGATAAAACAGTGGAGGACAATGAGAAGATGTTCACTGAGCTGATCCGTCTCATGCAGAAAAGAAGCTCTGAGGTGAAGCGgcaggtcagatcccagcaggaaactgaagtgagtcgagtcaaagaggtggaggagaagctgcagcaggagatcagagagctgaagaggaaagacgctgaactgaagaagctctcaaacacagaggaccacaaccagtttctgcacagctacccctcactgtcagcactcagCCCGTCTACATCCAGCATCCAGATCCGTCGTCGCCGCCGCTTTGACCACGTGACAGCGGCCGTGTCACgagtcagagacaaactgcaggacgtcctgagagacaaatggacagacgtctcactgactgaagtggatgttttactgtcagattcaccagcagagcccacgaccagagctgagttcttaaaatattcatgtgagATCACAatggatccaaacacagcatACACAGAGCTGTTATTATCTGAGGggaacagaaaagcaacatTCATGAGTAAACATCAGTCCTATCCAAGTCACCCAGAGAGATTCACTCTTTATGAGCAGGTCCTgagtagagagagtctgactggacgatgttactgggaggtggagtggagaGGGGATGGAGTTCATGTAGTAGCTTCATACAAGAACATCAGCAGAGGGTCGGTTGACTCTGCATTTGGATACAATGACAAGTCTTGGACTTTAGAatgttacaacaacaaaaatacatttcgcTACAACAATATCGAAACTCCCGTCTCAGGTCCTCGGTCCTCCAGAGTGGGAGTGTtcctggatcacagagcaggtatcctgtccttctacagcgtctctgaaaccatgaccctcctccacagagtccagaccacgttCACTCAGCCGCTCTATGCTGGACTTCTGGTTGGCTACggagatggaaacactgctgagttctgtaaactgaaataa
- the LOC131978559 gene encoding tripartite motif-containing protein 16-like isoform X1 — MAQKGVQLDRETFSCSICLDLLKDPVTTTCGHSYCMKCIKTHWDGEDRKGIYSCPECRQTFTPRPVLLKNTMLAVVVDQVKKTGLQAAPADLCYAGAGDVACDVCTGRKLKAFKSCLTCLVSYCEQHLQRHYDVAQLSKHKLVEPSKKLQENICSQHDEVMKMFCRTDQKSICYLCSVDEHKGHDTVSAAAERTEKQKELEVSRLNIQQRIQDREKDVKLLQQEVQNINRSADKAVKDSEKMFTELIRLMQKRSSEVKQQVRSQQETEVSRVKEVGEKLQQEIRELKRKDAELKKLSNTEDHNQFLHSYPSLSALSESTSSIQIRPPEPTTRAEFLKYSCDITLDPNTAYTQLLLSEGNRKATCVSIHEAYPSHPDRFTRYSQVLSRESLTGRCYWEVKRRGAGVHVAASYKNISRGGIVGPGFGDNDKSWSLKCYNNKNTFRYNNIETPVSGPQSSRFGVYLDHRAGILSFYSVSETMTLLHRVQTTFTQPLYAGLLVGYRYGDTAEFCKLK, encoded by the exons atggcgcAGAAAGGAGTTCAGCTGGACCGGGAAACTTTCTCTTGttccatctgtctggatctactgaaggatccgGTGACGACTACATGTGGACACAGCTACTGTATGAAGTGTATTAAAACACACTGGGATGGAGAGGATAGAAAGGGAATCTACAGCTGCCCTGAGTGCAGACAGACGTTCACACCGAGGCCTGTCCtgctgaaaaacaccatgttagcagTTGTAGTGGATCAGGTGAAGAAGACTGGCCTCcaagctgctcctgctgatctCTGCTATGCTGGAGCTGGagatgtggcctgtgatgtctgcactgggagaaaactgaaagccttcaagtcctgtctcacctgtctggtCTCTTACTGTGAGCAACATCTGCAGCGTCATTATGATGTAGCTCAGTTATCCaaacacaagctggtggagccgtccaagaagctgcaggagaacatctgctctcagcacgatgaggtgatgaagatgttctGCCGGACTGATCAGAAGtctatctgttatctctgctctgtggatgaacataaaggccacgacacggtctcagctgcagcagaacggacggagaagcagaaagagctggaggtgagtcgactcaacatccagcagagaatccaggacagagagaaagatgtgaagctgcttcaacaggaggtgcagaacatcaatCGCTCTGCTGATAAAGCAGTGAAAGACAGTGAGAAGATGTTCACTGAGCTGATCCGTCTCATGCAGAAAAGAAGCTCTgaggtgaagcagcaggtcagatcccagcaggaaactgaagtgAGTCGAGTCAAAGAGGTGGGGGAGAAGCTAcagcaggagatcagagagctgaagaggaaagacgctgaactgaagaagctctcaaacacagaggaccacaaccagtttctgcacagctacccctcactgtcagcactcagTGAGTCCACATCCAGCATCCAGATCCGTCCTC cagagcccacgaccagagctgagttcttaaaatattcatgtgacatcacactggatccaaacacagcatacacacagctgttattatctgaggggaacagaaaagcaacatGCGTAAGTATACATGAGGCCTATCCAAGTCACCCAGACAGATTCACTAGATATAGTCAGGTCCTgagtagagagagtctgactggacgATGTTACTGGGAGGTGAAGAGGAGAGGGGCTGGAGTTCATGTAGCAGCTTCATACAAGAACATCAGCAGAGGGGGGATTGTTGGCCCTGGATTTGGAGACAATGACAAATCTTGGTCTTTAAAatgttacaacaacaaaaatacatttcgcTACAACAATATCGAAACTCCCGTCTCAGGTCCTCAGTCCTCCAGATTCggagtgtacctggatcacagagcaggtattctgtccttctacagcgtctctgaaaccatgaccctcctccacagagtccagaccacgttCACTCAGCCGCTCTATGCTGGACTTCTGGTTGGTTACAGATATGGAGACActgctgagttctgtaaactcaaataa
- the LOC131978559 gene encoding tripartite motif-containing protein 16-like isoform X2 has translation MAQKGVQLDRETFSCSICLDLLKDPVTTTCGHSYCMKCIKTHWDGEDRKGIYSCPECRQTFTPRPVLLKNTMLAVVVDQVKKTGLQAAPADLCYAGAGDVACDVCTGRKLKAFKSCLTCLVSYCEQHLQRHYDVAQLSKHKLVEPSKKLQENICSQHDEVMKMFCRTDQKSICYLCSVDEHKGHDTVSAAAERTEKQKELEVSRLNIQQRIQDREKDVKLLQQEVQNINRSADKAVKDSEKMFTELIRLMQKRSSEVKQQVRSQQETEVSRVKEVGEKLQQEIRELKRKDAELKKLSNTEDHNQFLHSYPSLSALSESTSSIQIRPRRRFDHVTAAVSRVRDKLQDVLREEWTDVSLTEVDVLLSDSPAEPTTRAEFLKYSCDITLDPNTAYTQLLLSEGNRKATCVSIHEAYPSHPDRFTRYSQVLSRESLTGRCYWEVKRRGAGVHVAASYKNISRGGIVGPGFGDNDKSWSLKCYNNKNTFRYNNIETPVSGPQSSRFGVYLDHRAGILSFYSVSETMTLLHRVQTTFTQPLYAGLLVGYRYGDTAEFCKLK, from the coding sequence atggcgcAGAAAGGAGTTCAGCTGGACCGGGAAACTTTCTCTTGttccatctgtctggatctactgaaggatccgGTGACGACTACATGTGGACACAGCTACTGTATGAAGTGTATTAAAACACACTGGGATGGAGAGGATAGAAAGGGAATCTACAGCTGCCCTGAGTGCAGACAGACGTTCACACCGAGGCCTGTCCtgctgaaaaacaccatgttagcagTTGTAGTGGATCAGGTGAAGAAGACTGGCCTCcaagctgctcctgctgatctCTGCTATGCTGGAGCTGGagatgtggcctgtgatgtctgcactgggagaaaactgaaagccttcaagtcctgtctcacctgtctggtCTCTTACTGTGAGCAACATCTGCAGCGTCATTATGATGTAGCTCAGTTATCCaaacacaagctggtggagccgtccaagaagctgcaggagaacatctgctctcagcacgatgaggtgatgaagatgttctGCCGGACTGATCAGAAGtctatctgttatctctgctctgtggatgaacataaaggccacgacacggtctcagctgcagcagaacggacggagaagcagaaagagctggaggtgagtcgactcaacatccagcagagaatccaggacagagagaaagatgtgaagctgcttcaacaggaggtgcagaacatcaatCGCTCTGCTGATAAAGCAGTGAAAGACAGTGAGAAGATGTTCACTGAGCTGATCCGTCTCATGCAGAAAAGAAGCTCTgaggtgaagcagcaggtcagatcccagcaggaaactgaagtgAGTCGAGTCAAAGAGGTGGGGGAGAAGCTAcagcaggagatcagagagctgaagaggaaagacgctgaactgaagaagctctcaaacacagaggaccacaaccagtttctgcacagctacccctcactgtcagcactcagTGAGTCCACATCCAGCATCCAGATCCGTCCTCGCCGCCGCTTTGACCACGTGACAGCGGCCGTGTCACgagtcagagacaaactgcaggACGTCCTGAGAGAAGAATGGACAGACGTCTCACTgactgaagtggatgttttactgtcagattcaccagcagagcccacgaccagagctgagttcttaaaatattcatgtgacatcacactggatccaaacacagcatacacacagctgttattatctgaggggaacagaaaagcaacatGCGTAAGTATACATGAGGCCTATCCAAGTCACCCAGACAGATTCACTAGATATAGTCAGGTCCTgagtagagagagtctgactggacgATGTTACTGGGAGGTGAAGAGGAGAGGGGCTGGAGTTCATGTAGCAGCTTCATACAAGAACATCAGCAGAGGGGGGATTGTTGGCCCTGGATTTGGAGACAATGACAAATCTTGGTCTTTAAAatgttacaacaacaaaaatacatttcgcTACAACAATATCGAAACTCCCGTCTCAGGTCCTCAGTCCTCCAGATTCggagtgtacctggatcacagagcaggtattctgtccttctacagcgtctctgaaaccatgaccctcctccacagagtccagaccacgttCACTCAGCCGCTCTATGCTGGACTTCTGGTTGGTTACAGATATGGAGACActgctgagttctgtaaactcaaataa